The following DNA comes from Tunturibacter psychrotolerans.
TGGAGGGAGAGGCGATGCTTCTTGGGTGCGCGGACAAGAGGGCGGTGGAGCTGCTTGAGGTGCAGATGGAAGGGAAGAAGAAGATGAGCGCGGCTGAGTTTTTGCATGGGTATCAGGTGAAGAGCGGCGAACGGTTGGGACTATGAAGGACGAGTCGAAGGTGGGAGTGGGAAAGCCGAAGCATTTGAAGCCTGGTGGTGCGAAGGCAGTTGCGGGTGAGACGGGGGTGGTGCGGAAGAGGCCTGTGTCTGCGGGGCCTACGGCTTCGGTGGAAGCGGCGGTAGCGAAGATTACGCCTGCGCGGCTGGCTGCTTTTGAGATTTTGAAGTTGGTGGGAGAGAACAAGGGGCACAGCGATGAGTTGTTGCACTCGGCGCGGGTGGATGGGTTGTCGCCGGAGGATCGGAACCTGACGACTGCGCTGGTGATGGGGGTACTGCGTTGGCAGATTGCGCTGGATGCTCGGGTGCGCGGGTTGTTGCAGCGGCCGGAGCAGCGGCTGGCGGAGCCGGTGTCGATTGCATTGAGGATGGGGGCGTTTCAATTGCTGCACTTGGAGAGGATTCCGGCGCATGCGGCTTTAAGTGAGAGTGTGGAGTTGTGTCGGGCGGCAGGGGAGCCACATGCGACGGGGATGGTGAATGCGGTGCTGCGGAAGTTGGCGGCGGCGCAGAGGCCGGGTGTACGGATCCATGAGTCGGTGGCGGCGTTTGCTGAGAGGCTGGGGCATCCGCGATGGATGGTGGAACGGTGGGTGGCGGCGTATGGGCGTGAGGCGGCGCTGAAGATATGTGAGGCGGATCAGCAGGAGCCGGTGGAGGGTGCGATGTTCGCCGAACGGGGAGGGGATTGGCCGGTGATGGATGATGGGTCGCGTTTGGTGGCTGAGATTGCTGCGGCGGCGATGCCGGGGGCGAAGCGGGTTTGGGATGGCTGCGCTGCTCCTGGGGGGAAGACTTTGATTTTGGCGAAACGGTTGGGTGGGGCGGAGATTGTGGCGAGTGATGTGAGTGCGAAACGACTGGCGCAGACGGAGGCCAGGCTGCGGCGATATGCGTATGCGGAACGCGTTGGGTTTGCGGTTGCCGATGCGGCACAGGCTAAGGGTGTTGTGGGAGAGTTTGATTTAATTTTGTGCGATGTGCCTTGCTCGGGGACTGGGACGATGGCGGGGAATCCGGAGATTCGGCATCGGTTGAAGGTGGAGGAGTTTGTGCGGCAGGCGGAGAGGCAGAGGGCGATTTTGAAGGGGGCTTTGAAGCGGTTGGGGCCGGGTGGGCAGTTGGTTTATTCGACTTGCTCGCTGGAGGCTGAGGAGTGTGAGGGGGTGGTGGATGCGGTTGTCGGTGAGGGTGTGGCGGTGCGGGTGCCGGTGGATGGGGTGATGGCGGAGCTTGCTGAACGTGGAGTGTTGGGTGCGGAGATGGGGTCGGCGGTGAGGGATGGGGCGCTTAGGACACTGCCTGGGGTGCATGGGGGCGATGGTTTTTATGCGGTGATTCTGGAGCGGGCGTAGAGGCGAAGCAACAGCAACTGGATTAGTCGGTGAGGGTGATGTGGACGGGATCGCCTTTGACAACGCGATGGCCGGCGGGAGGGGTTTGAGCGATTACTGTGCCGATGGTGGAGACGGCGTGGGCTACGGGTGCGGTGAAGGATGGTGTGGTGGCGCTGGGTGGGGATTGCGCGGTGAGGGGAGCGGCGGGTGAGGTTGAGCTGAGGTTGAGGTCTTCGGCGCTGGCGATGTGGAGGCCGGAGGATGCGGCACGGGCAGCGGCTCCGGCGAGGGTGAGGCCGGCGAGGGAGGGCATGACGAAGGCCTGAGGGGAGCTGGTTTGTTCGGGGTCGCTGAGGAGGAGGCTGACGCGGGGGCGGTCGACTCCAACGGCGTTGGGGGCGGGGGTTTGGGCGATGACGACGCCGGGTTCGCCCGGGGCGGCGATGTGGGATACGGTGCCGAGTTCGAGGCCGAGGCGGCGGATGTTGATGGTGGCGGTGCGTTCGGACTGGCCGATGAGGTCGGGGATGGCGACTTGTTGGGCGCCTAGGCTTTCGGTGATGCGGACGGGCCAGTCGCGGCGGACCGTGAGGCCGGGGCCGGGGGATTGGGCGAGGACACGGCCGGGTGGGGTGTTGGGGGAGTAGAAGCGGTTTTCGAGGGTGAGGACGAGGCCGAGGGAGCTGGTTTTTTTGCTGGCTTCGGAGATGGTGAGGTTGGTGAGGTCGGGGACTTTGACCTCGTGGCCGTGGATGGCGAGACGCATGGTGATGAAGGCGGAGACGAGGGCTACGGTGAGCATCGCGAGGGCGCCCAGCACGATGTTGAAGAAGCGATTGATGCTTCGGGTGACTTTTCTGGGGAGTATGGGCCTCATGTGTTTTTCAGAGTATAGCGGAGGGGCGGGTGCGAGGCTGCCTTCTCTGCAGGAGACCTGTCCTGCCGGACGGGCCTCCTGCGCGGAGGGCGGTCACTTCGTGACTTGTGTACCTTTTTTGGCGGGGTTAGTACTTGAAGCGGTAGCGTAGTTCGCCGAAGATCTCTCGCGGGTCGTTGAAGTGGAAGCCGCCGAAGGTGAGGCTGTTGTCTAGGAGGACTCGGCGGTTGGTTACGTTGGTGGCGGTGACGGACGCGGTTAGTTTTTCGGTGAAGGTTTTGCCGATCGAGAGATCGAAGGTCGTGTGCTGGGGTAGGTAGGGGTTGGGGTAACGTGGGTCGGCTGGTGGGCCGTCGGGGTCGAAGCCGCCGTTGGTGAAGCCGGAGCCGTAGTAGACGTTGGTGGAGGCGGTGGTGCGCCAGGGTAGCGTGGCGTTGAAGCCTACGTTGAGGGTGTTGCGCTGGTCGTGATCGACGGGGGTGTAGCCGGGATCGACGTCGCACTCGGCTGAGGTGGGAGGAGAGCAGATGAGGCCGCCGGTGATGGCGCCGCGCTGCTCGGCGATCTGGTTGGAGTAGGCAAGGTGAAACTGGCCTATGTTGGCGATGCGAGGGCTGCGGAGGGTTAGCTCCCAGGCGCGGATGAGGGCGCCGTCGACGGTGACGGGGAAGTAGATGCTGGAGTCGCCGATGTTGGAGTGGTCGAGGAAGTTGTTGATTCGGGTTTTGAAGGTGTCGGCGTCGAGAAGCCAGCCGCGGTAGGGGATTTGAACGCCGAACTGATGCTCTTCGTCGCGTTCGCCGTGGAGCGGGGCGAAGCTGGTGCCTGCGCTGAGGGCGAAGTTTTGAAGGTTGCAGGTGCCGTCGGCGATGGAGGTGGCGGAGCAACCGAAGGTGAGTAGAGGCGGGGGTTGGTAGAAGCGGCCGTAGAAGCCGCGGAAGACCCAGTTGAGTTTGGGGATGCGGAGAGCTACGCCGAAGCGTGGGTCAGTTTCGTTTTCAGTGAACTCGCCTTGAAAGTGGGTTTGGCGCAGGCCGGCGATGAGGGTGAGCCAGGAGGTGGGTTTGTAGTTATCGGAGATGAACTCTTCGATGACGCCGCCGGAGGCTGAGTCGGGCGTGAGGAAGGGTGCGGTGCCGGAGCCGTCGTTGAAGATGGCGCCGAAGAGGTAGTTGTCGTGCTGTCCGAAGGAGTAGAAGCCGGCCTGGATGGTGTTGCGGGCGAGCTCGGTGGTCATGTTGGCTTGTGCTCCGGCGTAGGTGGAGCTGCGGTCGGAGGTGGTGGCTACGGGGATGTCGTTGGGGTTGGATCCGTAGTCGGCGCGGTTGTAGTGGAAGAAGGGCGAGACCTGGAGGACGGTGGCGGGGTTGAAGGTGTGAAGCCAGGAGAAGGCAGCGACGGCGTCGGTTTCGTGCTGGCCGTCGCGGAGTCCGCTGGATTGGAACTGCTGGTTCCCGGGGCTGTTGGGGTCGGGGTCGTAGGGGATCTGAAAGTAGTCGGCGCGGACCTGGGTGATGAGGCGGAGTTGGTCTTTGGGTGTGGTGTTGTAGAGGAAAGATGCGAAGCCGCCATAGCCGTTGGTGGCGTCGTGGACGACGACTCCGGTGGGTGGGGAGAGGCCGTAGTCGCTGCGGTTGCCGTTGAGGCTGGCATAGTAGGCGAACTTTTCGGTGTGGTCACCGAAGTTGAGCTGGTCGTTGGTCTGGAGGAAGCTGCCTGCCGAGAGGATGAGCTCGGCCTGGCGGTTGCGCTCGAAGCCGGTGCGGGGGACGACGTTGAAGACGCCGTAGGTGCGGTCGCCTACGTCGGAGGTGTAGCTGCCGCGTTGGATCTCGATGTAGTCGATGTCCTTGGGGTCGATCTGCGCACCGAGGTTGCTGGCGATGTTGGTGTTGGGGATTTGGACGCCGTCAAGGAGCCAGGAGACCTGGTGGCCGCCGCGCATGTGGAGCATGTCGTGGGTGATGTAGGCGCCGGGGACGTAGTCGGTGATCATGGCGAGGGAGTTAGTGCGGTCGGCGCCGGGGGTTTGGGTGATGTCGTCGCGGCTGATGAGGGTGGTGGGGGTGACGGTGTTGATGTTGGCGGTGTTCACGTCAGTGGTGACGTTAGTGGTTTGTTCGATGGTGCCGAGTTGGAGTTCGATGTGGAGTATGGGCGCGGTGTCGGAAGCTAGCGTGAGAGTTTGTTTTGCCGTGTCGAAGCCAAGTTCAGAGATGGTGATGGTGTAGTCGCCGAGGGGGAGGGATGGGATGGTGAAGGAGCCGTCCTGCGCGGTGGTGGTGGATTTGGTGAAGGCGGAGTTTGTTGCGCGGAGTTCGATGCGTGCGTTGGCGATGGGGCGGTGCTGGGGGTCGTGGACGACTCCGTGGAGTTGGCTGAAGATGGTGGCTCGAGCGGTGACGGCGGCGAGAAATGACAGGAGACAGAGTAGAGCAAGCTTGCGCATGGGAATTTTCCTCGTCAGGTAGCTGACGGAGTTGGAACTGCGGAACAGGACGGCAGCGCGACGTGCTCTCGCGAATGGCGGGAGGTGCGTCGGCTGCTGGTCGGGTCGCTTAGAGGGAGAAGGAGGGAGGGCCGCGCTTTTGGCGGGAGCGATCGAAGGCTACGCGGGCGCGGGCTTCGGTCTGGGTTGTGACGGAGGGGTGGCTGACGATCTCTGCAAAGATGAGGGAGGCAGTGTGGGACGAGAGTTCTCCGTGCTGAATCTGGGTGACGGCCGCTGGATATGAAGGGCACTTTTGCGGGATCGTCGAGACGTTGTGACTCGAGCTGGAGGACTCTGTCTGGTCCATGTTCATCATGCAGTGATGGGCGCCGTTCCGTCTGCAACAGGCCGGAAGATTCGCTGCGGTGCTGGCGGTGAGAGCCAGTAGCGGCGAGATCAGCGGTGCGCTGAAGAGGAGGAGTAACGTAATGCCGATTAGGCGTCGCACGGTTTCATTGTAACGGAGGACTGTCACGGAAATGTCACGGCGGGGGAAGTGTGGATGGACAGCAAAGTGCTTAGATATTCTGAGGGACAGGAGATGAAATTGAAACTAGCCACTGTTTTGTTAACGCTTGTTCTTGCGTGTTTTGCGAATGCGGAGGATTCATCCTCGAAGATTCAGATTGAACCCCTTCTTCAAAGGACATCTTCCTGGGACGGCACACCCTACAAGGCTTACCCGGTTGGGCAGCCGAAGATTACCGTTTTGAAGATCACGATTCCGCCGCGGACGACGATGAAGTGGCATTCGCATCCATTTCCAAACGCTGGGTATGTTCTTTCTGGTGATCTGACGGTTGAGAAAAGGGACGGGACTACAAAGCATTTCGTGGCGGGTGAGGTCATCGCGGAGACAGTCAACAGTGTGCATCGAGGTGTCACGGGTGATGCAGGTACAGTGCTGATTGTTTACTATTCCGGAAACTCTGAGCTCCCGTTATCTATAAGCGACGAGAAGTAGCAGACTGCGGACTGTTGTCGCGATGGAGGTCTCAGCGGCGGTTGTCGGTGGCGGGCTCGGGGTGGATGAGGAGGCGGGAGACTTCGGGGCAGTCGAGTTTGAATGCGTTTTCGAGGGCAGTGATGATCTCGTGGACTTTTGACATGGGGAGATCGTCGGGGAGGGTGCAGTGGCAGTTCACCTGAATGCGGTCGGCTCCGTTGTTGTGGGCGCGTGTGACGAAGACCTCGTGAATGTCGAGGATCTCGGGGAATGCCTGGGCGCAGCGGCGGAGGCGGACTTCGAGTTGGCGGTCGCGTTCGGCTGAGGCGGGACGCTCGATGGTGGCGGGCTCGCTTTCGATGTGGGTGAGGATGGTGGAGATCTCGGGGATCTCGCGGCGGATATCGGATTCGAGTTGCGTGACGAGCGCGTGGGCGGCGCTTAGGGACATCTTCTCGTGGACCTCGAGGTGCTGCTCGACGTGGAGGGTGTGGTTGTACTCCTGAACGCTGACGTCGTGGATGGCGAGGTTGGAGCGGGAGGCGACGGCGCGGATGCGGTCGTGGAGGCTTTCGGCGGTGTCGGCGGTGGGGATGGAGTGGACGACGACGTCGGCGCCGGGGAGATGGCGGCGGACGGCGGCGGTGGCGGCCATGGTGATCTGCTCGGAGCGTTGGAAGGTGAGGTTGCGCGGGAGGCCGAGGGTGACATCGGCGAAGTAGTCCGGGCCAGAGCGGCGGGTGCGGATGCGGTCGACGGAGAGGACGCCGTCGATGGCGGCTACGTCGCGCATCATCTCGCGAGTCTGGGCGCGGGTCTCGATAGGGGTGGCGTCGGTGAGGGCGTCGATGGTGCGGCGGGCGAGGTTCCAGGTGACGTAGAGGATGATGCCGGCGACGATGATGGCGGCGATTGGGTCGGCTAGTTCGAGTTGGGGGATCTGATAGCGCTCGCCGATGAAGCTGGCGACGAGGCCGAGAAGGACGGCGATGGAGGACCAGATGTCGGTGCGGAAGTGGATGGCGTCGGCTTCGAGGGCTTCGCTTCGGGTTTCGGCGGCGATGCGGTGGAGCTTGCGGGAGCGGGTGTAGTCGACTGTGATGGAGAGGAACAGGGCGAGGAAGGGCCAGATGGAAAAGTTGAGGGCGAGATGCTGGCGGTGGGTGATGCGGTGGATAGCCTCGGTGAGGATCCAGACGCAGGAGCCGAGCATGAGGACGGATTCAATGGCGGCGGAGAGGCTTTCGATCTTGCCGTGACCGTAGGTGTGGTCGGCGTCGGCGGGGCGGTCGGAGACCTGGACGGAGAAGAGGGTGATGCCGGCGGCGATGAGGTCGATGCCGGAGTGGGCGGCCTCGGAGAGCATGCCGAGGGAGCCGGTGAGGATGCCTGTGAGGAGTTTGAAGAGGGTAACGGCGAAGGCGGCGATGACGGAGAAGAGCGCGGCAGAGCGTTTTTCGCTGTGAGGGGTTGCGGCTTGTTCGGGCTTGGCCGTGGTGCTCATCAGGAAGATGGTACAGGGTTTTGAGGGCTCAGGTTTTGTGGAGGCGGCGACGTGTTTCGGCACGCAGATAGAACATGATGGCGGCGCCCAGGAGCATGGGGAGGCTCATGAAGAGGAGGGCGCGTTGATAGTCGCCGGTGAGGTCCTTTGCGAAGCCGACGAAGTAGGGTCCGAGGAAGCCGCCGATCATGCCGATCATGTTCATGGTCGCGATACCTGCGGCGGCGGATCGGCCTTGAAAGAAGCTTCCGGGGAGAGACCAGAGGGGTCCCTGCATGGCGTTGTAGGCGATGATGATGGTGCCGATGGAGGCTACGACACTGATTGGATTTGTCGAGAGGCTGCAGGCGAAGAAGCCTGCGGAGATGAGAAATGCCCACGGAATGACGTGCATGTAGCGTGGATAGTTGCTCTCGGGGTTGCGGCGTTGGACGCGGTCGGAGTAGATGGCATTGAGCAGCATGGCGGCTGCGCCGAGAAGACTGAGTGCGGCGATGATGTAGCCGACTTTTGATGTGTTGAGGTGCGTTGCGCGCTGGATGATGTCGGGAGCGACATAGGTGTAGGCGTAGGAGGAGCCGAGCATCAACAACATGAAGATGCCGACCTGCCAGACGCGGGGGTCGAAGAGGGCGGCGCCTAGGGCGTGGCTGTTCTCGCCGATGAGTGATGGGTCGTTGCGGACGTGATGGATGATCCAGGTGCGCTCGTCTTCGGTGAGCCATGTGGCTTGCTGCGGGCCGTCGGGGAGGAGGAGCAGGAAGACTACGCCGAGGAGAATCGCGGGGATGCCTTCGACGAGGAAGAGCCATTGCCAGCCGCGAAGACCGAGGTGGCCGTCGAGATTGAGGAGTGGCCCTGCGATGAGGCCTGTGACGACGGAGCTGAGCGGCAGTGAGATGTAGAAGCGGCTGATGGCGCGGGCGCGAAGCTCCTGTGGGAACCATTGCGTGAGGTAGAAGATGACGCCGGGGAAGAAGCCGGCTTCGGCGACTCCGAGGAGGAAGCGTGCGGTGTAGAACTGCCATGGGGTGCGGACGAAGAGCATGAGGATGGCGATGATTCCCCAGGTGACCATGAT
Coding sequences within:
- a CDS encoding transcription antitermination factor NusB, which codes for MKDESKVGVGKPKHLKPGGAKAVAGETGVVRKRPVSAGPTASVEAAVAKITPARLAAFEILKLVGENKGHSDELLHSARVDGLSPEDRNLTTALVMGVLRWQIALDARVRGLLQRPEQRLAEPVSIALRMGAFQLLHLERIPAHAALSESVELCRAAGEPHATGMVNAVLRKLAAAQRPGVRIHESVAAFAERLGHPRWMVERWVAAYGREAALKICEADQQEPVEGAMFAERGGDWPVMDDGSRLVAEIAAAAMPGAKRVWDGCAAPGGKTLILAKRLGGAEIVASDVSAKRLAQTEARLRRYAYAERVGFAVADAAQAKGVVGEFDLILCDVPCSGTGTMAGNPEIRHRLKVEEFVRQAERQRAILKGALKRLGPGGQLVYSTCSLEAEECEGVVDAVVGEGVAVRVPVDGVMAELAERGVLGAEMGSAVRDGALRTLPGVHGGDGFYAVILERA
- a CDS encoding PASTA domain-containing protein; its protein translation is MRPILPRKVTRSINRFFNIVLGALAMLTVALVSAFITMRLAIHGHEVKVPDLTNLTISEASKKTSSLGLVLTLENRFYSPNTPPGRVLAQSPGPGLTVRRDWPVRITESLGAQQVAIPDLIGQSERTATINIRRLGLELGTVSHIAAPGEPGVVIAQTPAPNAVGVDRPRVSLLLSDPEQTSSPQAFVMPSLAGLTLAGAAARAASSGLHIASAEDLNLSSTSPAAPLTAQSPPSATTPSFTAPVAHAVSTIGTVIAQTPPAGHRVVKGDPVHITLTD
- a CDS encoding TonB-dependent receptor; the protein is MRKLALLCLLSFLAAVTARATIFSQLHGVVHDPQHRPIANARIELRATNSAFTKSTTTAQDGSFTIPSLPLGDYTITISELGFDTAKQTLTLASDTAPILHIELQLGTIEQTTNVTTDVNTANINTVTPTTLISRDDITQTPGADRTNSLAMITDYVPGAYITHDMLHMRGGHQVSWLLDGVQIPNTNIASNLGAQIDPKDIDYIEIQRGSYTSDVGDRTYGVFNVVPRTGFERNRQAELILSAGSFLQTNDQLNFGDHTEKFAYYASLNGNRSDYGLSPPTGVVVHDATNGYGGFASFLYNTTPKDQLRLITQVRADYFQIPYDPDPNSPGNQQFQSSGLRDGQHETDAVAAFSWLHTFNPATVLQVSPFFHYNRADYGSNPNDIPVATTSDRSSTYAGAQANMTTELARNTIQAGFYSFGQHDNYLFGAIFNDGSGTAPFLTPDSASGGVIEEFISDNYKPTSWLTLIAGLRQTHFQGEFTENETDPRFGVALRIPKLNWVFRGFYGRFYQPPPLLTFGCSATSIADGTCNLQNFALSAGTSFAPLHGERDEEHQFGVQIPYRGWLLDADTFKTRINNFLDHSNIGDSSIYFPVTVDGALIRAWELTLRSPRIANIGQFHLAYSNQIAEQRGAITGGLICSPPTSAECDVDPGYTPVDHDQRNTLNVGFNATLPWRTTASTNVYYGSGFTNGGFDPDGPPADPRYPNPYLPQHTTFDLSIGKTFTEKLTASVTATNVTNRRVLLDNSLTFGGFHFNDPREIFGELRYRFKY
- a CDS encoding cupin domain-containing protein, giving the protein MDSKVLRYSEGQEMKLKLATVLLTLVLACFANAEDSSSKIQIEPLLQRTSSWDGTPYKAYPVGQPKITVLKITIPPRTTMKWHSHPFPNAGYVLSGDLTVEKRDGTTKHFVAGEVIAETVNSVHRGVTGDAGTVLIVYYSGNSELPLSISDEK
- a CDS encoding cation diffusion facilitator family transporter, which produces MSTTAKPEQAATPHSEKRSAALFSVIAAFAVTLFKLLTGILTGSLGMLSEAAHSGIDLIAAGITLFSVQVSDRPADADHTYGHGKIESLSAAIESVLMLGSCVWILTEAIHRITHRQHLALNFSIWPFLALFLSITVDYTRSRKLHRIAAETRSEALEADAIHFRTDIWSSIAVLLGLVASFIGERYQIPQLELADPIAAIIVAGIILYVTWNLARRTIDALTDATPIETRAQTREMMRDVAAIDGVLSVDRIRTRRSGPDYFADVTLGLPRNLTFQRSEQITMAATAAVRRHLPGADVVVHSIPTADTAESLHDRIRAVASRSNLAIHDVSVQEYNHTLHVEQHLEVHEKMSLSAAHALVTQLESDIRREIPEISTILTHIESEPATIERPASAERDRQLEVRLRRCAQAFPEILDIHEVFVTRAHNNGADRIQVNCHCTLPDDLPMSKVHEIITALENAFKLDCPEVSRLLIHPEPATDNRR
- a CDS encoding MFS transporter, whose amino-acid sequence is MASTSQQIIDEPPVSPDAAIGASAMRKATRRLIPLIALGYGAAYMDRVNISFASLQMNRDLHFSATIYGFGAGLFFLSYAACEIPSNLLLYRFGARRWLSRIMVTWGIIAILMLFVRTPWQFYTARFLLGVAEAGFFPGVIFYLTQWFPQELRARAISRFYISLPLSSVVTGLIAGPLLNLDGHLGLRGWQWLFLVEGIPAILLGVVFLLLLPDGPQQATWLTEDERTWIIHHVRNDPSLIGENSHALGAALFDPRVWQVGIFMLLMLGSSYAYTYVAPDIIQRATHLNTSKVGYIIAALSLLGAAAMLLNAIYSDRVQRRNPESNYPRYMHVIPWAFLISAGFFACSLSTNPISVVASIGTIIIAYNAMQGPLWSLPGSFFQGRSAAAGIATMNMIGMIGGFLGPYFVGFAKDLTGDYQRALLFMSLPMLLGAAIMFYLRAETRRRLHKT